The DNA sequence GATTTTCTTTCCATGATCAGTTTGGTGGCAATCGACAATCCGATGATTTCAGGTGTCTTGCCTGGCAAAGGTATGCCAATGGGAGTATCCACTTTTAAAAAGGCTGTTTCATCATAAAGGCCTTTCTCCACCAGAAAAGCTTTTGCTTCCGCAATTTTTTGCTTGTTCCCGATCATTCCCAGGTATGCCCATTGCTTGCGGAGCACCTTCCCCAATATTTCATAGTCATATTCGTGGCGGTGGGAGCAGAGAACCAGGAAATGCCTTTCAGTAGGTTCAAAGTCTTCGAGAAATTCCTTGTGAGATATCCTTTTTGTTATGACGTCTTCAAAGACAGGGTCGTTAAATATATCATCCCTTTCATCTACTACTATGATGCGAAACTCAAGTTTCTTTGCAAAATAAACCAGAGCCCTGGCTACGTGTCCTGCGCCAAAGATCACCAACTCAGCTTCAGGCAGGAAGCTTTCAATGAAAAACCACACTTTGGCACCCGTCTCAGGGTTATGGGTTTCAAGGGTTCCGCTATTTCCTTCTTTAAGAAGTTTTCTTGCCCTGGCAATGACCTCAGCCTCCACTGGCCCTCCGCCAATGGTACCTTGCAGGCTGCTATCTTCAAATACCAGCATACGGGCGCCAGGGGAACGGCCAAACGAACCCTCTACCCGTGTCAGGGTGCAAAGTGAAAATGGCCGCTGTTGTTTCCGCGCATCGACAATTTGCTTGATCCAGTGTTCCATCAGTATTGTGTTTTATTGTCAAGCCTGGTCCATTGCTCAAAAGGTTCCAGCGCATTTTTTACCTCTACTCGTTTTACCGGGATGGATCGTTGATCAAAGGGGAGGGCCATTTCTTTATAGATGAAGGAGTCGTCAAAGCCACAACGGGAGGCATCGTCCTTCGTGGCGGCAAAGACGATGCGATCGAGATGCGCCCAGTAAATAGCCCCCAGGCACATCGGGCAGGGCTCGCAACTGGTGTAAATTACGCAGCCATCCAGCCTGAAATCCCCAATGTTTTTGCACGCATCCCTGATGGCTACCACCTCGGCGTGTGCTGTCGGATCTCCGGTATCTAATACCCTGTTAATCCCCTTACCAACGACTTTCCCATTTTTTACGATCAGGGCACCAAAAGGCCCTCCGCCTTTCCGGGCATTCTCTGCTGCCAGGGAAATGGCTTCCGGTAAAAATTTTTGATCGTCCATATGAATTGGGTTCAGTTAAAACAAATCTACAAAATTATTTACTCTAAAAGTAACGTAAAACCAGGAGTTCTTAGCCTGTCGGCCCTCTGCTTTTGGTTATCTTTGCTTCCGCTATGCACAAAAGATTCTCTGAGGATATTAAAGCACGGCTTGATGCCAAGGCAGCCCAATACAATTGCCCTTCCTTTATTAAAACGGATCCCGTTTCTGTTCCCCATCGTTTCATCCGCAAAGAGGATATTGAAATATCAGGGCTCCTGGTAGCCACCCTTGCCTGGGGGCAACGCCCAACCATCATTGCAAGCGGGCTGCGGCTCATGGAGTGGATGGACTGGCAGCCTGCTGAATTCATTCTTCACTTCTCAGAAAAAGATCTTATGCCTTTTGCCAGATTTGTGCACCGTACCTTCTGCTTTACTGATCTGGAGTTTTTCCTCTATTCCCTGAAGAATATTTACCAGGAGCACGGGGGACTGGAGGCCTGTTTCACCAAACCTTACCGGCAAAACGGCCAAATGAAGGATGCCATTACAGGCTTCAGAAACACTTTTTTCAGCATTCCCTTTCCGCCACGTACCCTTAAGCACGTCAGCAATCCCGATTCAGGGGCCGCAGCGAAACGCCTGAATATGTATTTAAGGTGGATGGTCAGGCAGGATAATGCAGGGGTGGACTTTGGCCTCTGGAAAGGCATTGACCAGGCCGACCTGTATTGCCCCCTCGACCTGCATTCAGGGCGTGTAGCACGAAAGCTGGGTTTGCTCAGCCGCAGGCAGAATGACTGGAAAGCCGTGGAAGAGCTGACTGCCAGCCTTCGCCGGCTGAACCCTGCTGATCCTGTCTCG is a window from the Bacteroides sp. genome containing:
- a CDS encoding XdhC family protein — encoded protein: MEHWIKQIVDARKQQRPFSLCTLTRVEGSFGRSPGARMLVFEDSSLQGTIGGGPVEAEVIARARKLLKEGNSGTLETHNPETGAKVWFFIESFLPEAELVIFGAGHVARALVYFAKKLEFRIIVVDERDDIFNDPVFEDVITKRISHKEFLEDFEPTERHFLVLCSHRHEYDYEILGKVLRKQWAYLGMIGNKQKIAEAKAFLVEKGLYDETAFLKVDTPIGIPLPGKTPEIIGLSIATKLIMERKSV
- a CDS encoding nucleoside deaminase → MDDQKFLPEAISLAAENARKGGGPFGALIVKNGKVVGKGINRVLDTGDPTAHAEVVAIRDACKNIGDFRLDGCVIYTSCEPCPMCLGAIYWAHLDRIVFAATKDDASRCGFDDSFIYKEMALPFDQRSIPVKRVEVKNALEPFEQWTRLDNKTQY
- a CDS encoding TIGR02757 family protein, encoding MHKRFSEDIKARLDAKAAQYNCPSFIKTDPVSVPHRFIRKEDIEISGLLVATLAWGQRPTIIASGLRLMEWMDWQPAEFILHFSEKDLMPFARFVHRTFCFTDLEFFLYSLKNIYQEHGGLEACFTKPYRQNGQMKDAITGFRNTFFSIPFPPRTLKHVSNPDSGAAAKRLNMYLRWMVRQDNAGVDFGLWKGIDQADLYCPLDLHSGRVARKLGLLSRRQNDWKAVEELTASLRRLNPADPVSYDYALFGMGIFEKL